The DNA region AGAAACAGATCTGGGGCTGGTTCTTTTTCGATTGGGCAAGCCAGCCTTACAGCACCCTGCTGATCACCTTCATCTTTGCCCCCTATATTGCGGATATGCTGGGCGATGGCAGCCGCGCCCAAGCGGTTTGGGGCTACGGTATCGGGCTGGCGGGCTTGGTGATTGCGTTGCTGGCACCCTTGCTGGGGGTCATCGCGGATAAATCGGGTGGGCGGATGCGGTTTATTGCGCTGTTCTCGGTGCTTTATGTGCTTGGCGCATGGGGGCTATGGTATGCCGCGCCGAATGATTTCAACCTATTCTTCGTTATGGGCTCTTTCGCGCTTGGCCTGATCGGGATGGAATTTGCGACCCTCTTTTCCAATGCCATGCTGCCCGATCTTGGAACCCGAGAGGAGATTGGCCGGATTTCCGGCTCTGGCTGGGCATTTGGATATTTGGGCGGTCTGTTGTCGCTGATCATCATGCTGTTGCTTTTGGCCGAGGGGGCCACGGGCAAAACCTTGCTGGGCATCGCGCCGCTGTTCGGGCTGGATGCCGCCGCGCGTGAGGGAACGCGGGCCGTCGGGCCGTTCACTGCAATCTGGTATATCGTCTTTATGGTGCCGTTCTTTTTGTGGGTCCGCGAACCGCCCCGTCCCGCCGCCCTGTCAATTCGGGCCGCCGCCAAAACCGCCCTCCCCGATCTTGTGCAAAGCTTAAAGACCCTGCCTGCCCGCCGCAGCCTCTTTGCCTTTCTGGGCAGCTCGATGCTTTACCGCGATGCGCTGAACGGGATGTATGTGTTTGGTGGCATCTATGCCGTCGGCGTCTTGGGGTGGAGCGTGATTGACGTGGGTATCTTTGGCATCCTCGCCGCTTTCTCGGGCGCGGTGTTTGCATGGCTTGGCGGCAAGGCCGACAGCCGTTTCGGCCCCAAGCCGGTCATCGGCCTTTGCGT from Pseudorhodobacter turbinis includes:
- a CDS encoding MFS transporter; the encoded protein is MTRAKKQIWGWFFFDWASQPYSTLLITFIFAPYIADMLGDGSRAQAVWGYGIGLAGLVIALLAPLLGVIADKSGGRMRFIALFSVLYVLGAWGLWYAAPNDFNLFFVMGSFALGLIGMEFATLFSNAMLPDLGTREEIGRISGSGWAFGYLGGLLSLIIMLLLLAEGATGKTLLGIAPLFGLDAAAREGTRAVGPFTAIWYIVFMVPFFLWVREPPRPAALSIRAAAKTALPDLVQSLKTLPARRSLFAFLGSSMLYRDALNGMYVFGGIYAVGVLGWSVIDVGIFGILAAFSGAVFAWLGGKADSRFGPKPVIGLCVLVLTAVAIGVALVSRTSVFGIPVAATSALPDVVFYAMGALIGAAGGALQSASRTMMVHQADPAHITEAFGLYALAGKATSFLAPLSIGVVTDITGSQQLGISPLIVLFLLGLVLLLWVKPQGDRNIGAP